Part of the Methanocella sp. genome is shown below.
TATCGTAAGACGGCAGGTTAAATTACCTATAATATACGACGGCATTGAGTATGACGAATATTACACAATGGATATGCTCGTAAATGATTGTATCGTCCTTGAATTGAAAAATGTTGAAACAATATTACCTGTCCATAAAGCCCAACTATTAACATATCTAAGGCTAAGTGGATTTAGGCTTGGATTCCTGATAAATTTCAACGAGTCAAACATTGGTAAAGGTATCACTAGACTAATAAAATAAAATTAAATTTCAACCCCTTTTTGCAATTAGAAAAATAAAAAATCAATATCCCTGGAACTCGCCGTCTTTCATCAGCACTTCGCCGGAGTCGGTGATGATGCTCGGCGCCTTGAACAGGAAGTCCCGGTGCGTCTGCGAGTTATTCTGCCCGCCCGGCATATCCGAGTTGTTACCAAAGGCGATGTGCAGCGTCCGGCCCGCCTTCTCGTCCTCGAGCAAGTTACCCGTCAGCCGCGCCTTCGGGTTCAGCCCGATGCCGAACTCGCCGGCGAGCGACGCTTCGCGGTCCACCTTGATAAGCTCCTTTACGCGATTTTCAAGCACTTGATCCTTCGACTTAACTTCCGTTACAAAGCCATCCTTGACGGTCATATAAAGGGGCTCCCTGACCTGCCCCAGGTCGCCGATGCTGCCGTCGACCACTATGAGCCCGTTCATGCTCCTCTCGACGGGCGCGCACCAGATCTCGCCGGCGGGCAGGTTGCCCATGTGCCCGGGCTGGATGGTGATGTCGTCGTTGAAGTCGCGACCATCGATGCTGAAGCTCAGGTCCGTACCGGCCGGCGTGGTCAGCCTGACCGACTTAACGCTCTTGAACTTATTCTTCAGCGCCTCGGCCCTCTGCTTCATGGTCTTAAAGTCGGCCGTCATGGGGTGCTCGAACATGCCCATATCGACGCCGGGCGAGTGGCCGACTTTAGCGCCGAACTGGGATTCCTCGTGGTGCAGGGAGATGCGGAAAGGCGTTTCCTCGGCAAAGCCCTCCAGCTGATTAAAAAATAAATCCGGCTTGATCTTATCGATCAGCTCCCGCAGATCTTCGGGCGTGTCCTTCAACGGCCGCTGCTCTTCGGACAGCTTATAGGTGAAGACCTTCACACCCTCCAGTTCCAGGGCCTTCTTCGTTAGTTTACTAACCTCCCGCGCATACTCATCATGGACGATCAGGGCTTTCTGGCCCGCTTGAATGTCCATTAATTCCTTCAGAGAATCATGTATCTGGTGAACAATATCAGTCATATCAATACCTCAGTTTTTTCTCCAATTCTTTAATAAGCGGGTACTCGTCTATGCCGAAGTACCCAAGGCCTTTCGCGTGCTGGTCCGCCGTGAACTTCTGGCCGGTGCTCCACATCTCTTTCAAATATTTTCCGCACTCCTTCTCTTTCCACCACGTGCTGCCGAACTGGTCGTCCAGCACGGCCCTAAACTGAACTTCGAACATCCAGGCGCGCAGGTAGTTCGCCGCGTAAAAGCCCGGGTCGACGTCGTACAGGTAATGCATCTCGGGGTGCTTAAACTTGAGCGCGTCCTCGAGTATGTTCGCGTACAGCTTTTCGGGCTCCTTCGCGCCCGAATGTAATTGCAGTTCATAGATGAGCTTGGCCGCGTAGCGGCGGACCATGTACAGCGTCTGGAAATTCAGGAACTGAGCGACGTCCAGGGCATTGTTCTCGGCGAGGCCCATCGTCTCCATCAGCCAGGCCTTATCTGCCACCAGGTGCTCGAAGAGGAAGGCGAAGCCTTCGGTGACCGAGTTATCGCCCAGGTACTTGAACTCGAAGGGCATGTCGGGGCTCACGTTACTGAAGTGCTGGGAATGTCCCATCTCGTGGAACAGCGCCCTGTAGTCGTCCAGCCCGCCCTTCGGCATGATACACAGCATGATCTGGTCGGGCACCCGGACCGTTGAGCAGAAGGCGCGGGGGGTCTTCTTTTCCCGTACCTCCGTGTCCAGGTGGATATTCGGGTTTTCGCTCAGGGGAAGGCCGATGCCGTCCAGAGTCGTGTTCATCGCCTTCATCATATTGTCCTGGCCGAACATACCGTCGAAGTCCTTTGCCCGGAACAGGAAGCCGATATCGTGCTTTCTCACGTCGGACGGGCTGAGCTTCAGGATGTTGCTGCAGGCAAGCTTGAAGTAGCGCGAGTAGAGCCGGTCCGTGCGGCTCAGGACGTTCCGCATCTGCTTTTCCAGGCCATAAAGGTCGATGCCGCTGGCATCCTCGCACATTTCCACATAGTTCTCGTAGCCCAGAGTCTTAGCCAGCTCATGGTCCTTGTTCAGGACTTCGAGGCGCATCGGGTTGATCTCCTCGAACACCGGGTCCCTCGCTCTTTCAATGGCCTCTCGCTTGTTGTGGTCCGGCTCGTTCGCCAGCGTTACGGCCGAGTAGCGGAACGGTATCTTCTTCCCGTCCACATCGACCTCCCTCTTAGTCTCCATGGTGCTGATCTTATCCGCCAGCTCGGTGGTCGTGCGGGCCATGTAACTCGATAATATAAGAGAATACAGGTAGTTCATCCGCATCCGGTCGGGGCCACGCTGATATACGCGCCTGTTCTTCACTTCCTCGACCAGCGTCTCGTCGGTAAAAATACCGTTATACTTGCTATATATGGCCGAGGTGTTCATGTCCTCTTTCTGGCCCGAAAGGTTATCGTAATGCTCTTTTTCAATTTCCTGCGTGAATTTTTCAAGCGCCGCCCTGATGGGCTCAATGTCCCTCATAAAATGACCTGCCTTTTTTAGAATTAAAGCGTCGAAAGTGACTTTGTTTAGTTATACCTTAGCGGGTATAAGTCTTTCGACGATCGAGAACCCCCATGGCGACGGCCGTATCAAAAATCTAAAGAATACCAAGAAAAAAGGGGCACAAGAGTTCGTCCAGGGTAAGCGCTACTTGCCGCCTATACGTTCAGGTCGATCCCGACAGGGCAATGATCGGAGCCCATGACGTCCGATTCTATGAACGCGTCCTTCAGGTCATTCCTTAAGTTTTCGCTTATATAAAAATAATCGATGCGCCACCCGACGTTCCTTTCCCGGGCTTTCGTGAAAGTGTCCCAGTAGGTGTAGTGTCCGCCTTCTTTTTCGAAGATACGAAAAGTATCAATGAAGCCATGCTCCTCGAACCTGTCCATCCATGCGCGCTCCATGGGCAGAAACCCCGACTTCTTCGAGTTCTCTTTAGGGCGGGCGATGTCGAGCTCTGTATGGGCCGTGTTCACGTCGCCGCAGACGACGATCTTTCTTCCGGCGGCCTTCAGCTTATCCACGTAATCCAGGAAGGCATCGTAGAACCCCATCTTATAGTCCAGCCGCTCCTGAGACATCTTGCCGTTGGGGAAATAGATGTTCAGCAACACGAAATTTCCGTAGTCGGCGATGATGGTACGGCCTTCGCTATCATATTTTTCGATCCCGAAGCCATAGCTGACGCTTTTTGGCGCTTTCTTCGTAAAGAGCGCGACCCCGCTATAGCCTTTCTTTTCGAGCGGGGACGTGCAGTAGAAATGATAGCCAGGTGCTCCCGTGATCTCGAGAGGCAATTGCACGGACCCGGCCTTCGTTTCCTGGACACAGACGATGTCGGCATCCTCCCGGCCGAGCCAGTCGATGAAGCCCTTCTTAAGGACTGACCGCAGGCCATTCACGTTCCAGCAGAGCATCCGCATGCTATGCCTCGTCGGCGCACTTGCCGGCCGTGCCCCAGTTCTCCTTCGGGATATCGTGGAGAATGACGGTGACCGCGCCGGCCGGGACGCCCTCCTTGACGAAGACGTCGGTGATGCCTTTAATGATGCTCTTCTTCTGCTCCGGCGTGCGGCCGGACCACATATATACGTCGACCACTGGCATAATAGGGAAAATCTACGTTGCCCTATAAAAGGCTATGCAGCGTACCCATGCTGAAGTATTTAAAGTAGCAAAATAAAAATAAACTGATTATCATGAATGACACCCCGGATGAAAAATGCTCCCCTGATGAATGCGGCTTCCTCGGGGACTGCACCGACGATACGAATTGTCCCCTCACCAGTAAAGAGGAAGAAGCATCGACGGAAAAAGAGGTCGTCGCTCTATACCGCACCTACCATGGCCAGGAAGGCCCGGTACTGGCGCTCGCCGTATCGCCCGATGGCAAGTCGGCTTTATCGGGCGGTACCGACATGGTCATGCGCCTCTGGGATCTGGAGAAGGGCGCGCAGATCCACGGCTTCGAGGGCCATGTCAACGACGTGAGCGCCGTCGCCTATGCCGGTAATGATACGGCTGTCTCCGGAAGCTGGGATAATACGCTGCGCGTCTGGGACCTGAAGATGGGCGTCCGTAAGCACATCATCCGCGGCTTCGACTATTATGTCCGATCGGTCGCCATTTCGGCCGACAGGCGCTATGCCCTCGCGGGCTGCGGCGATAAGACGGTCCGTTATATCGACCTGGAGACCGGTGATACGATCCAAAAAATAGCCGGCCATAACAACGTTGTAAGCTCTGTCGCTTTCGCAGGCGACCGGGTTGTATCGGGGAGCTGGGACAGGTCTATCGCCCTGCACGAGGCGAAGACCGGAAAATACTTACGCTCCTTCGATGGCCACGAAGGCTATGTCTATGCAATCGCGGCCCACGGCGGCCGCCTTCTGTCGGGCAGCGGCGACATGACGGTCAAGTACTGGGACGTCGAGACCGGGGAGTGCCTCAAGACGCTAAAAGGCCACATGGACCATGTGAAGGCCGTCGCATTCACGCCCAACGGTAAATATGCCGTCTCCGCGGGCGC
Proteins encoded:
- a CDS encoding aminopeptidase; the protein is MTDIVHQIHDSLKELMDIQAGQKALIVHDEYAREVSKLTKKALELEGVKVFTYKLSEEQRPLKDTPEDLRELIDKIKPDLFFNQLEGFAEETPFRISLHHEESQFGAKVGHSPGVDMGMFEHPMTADFKTMKQRAEALKNKFKSVKSVRLTTPAGTDLSFSIDGRDFNDDITIQPGHMGNLPAGEIWCAPVERSMNGLIVVDGSIGDLGQVREPLYMTVKDGFVTEVKSKDQVLENRVKELIKVDREASLAGEFGIGLNPKARLTGNLLEDEKAGRTLHIAFGNNSDMPGGQNNSQTHRDFLFKAPSIITDSGEVLMKDGEFQGY
- the xth gene encoding exodeoxyribonuclease III; the encoded protein is MRMLCWNVNGLRSVLKKGFIDWLGREDADIVCVQETKAGSVQLPLEITGAPGYHFYCTSPLEKKGYSGVALFTKKAPKSVSYGFGIEKYDSEGRTIIADYGNFVLLNIYFPNGKMSQERLDYKMGFYDAFLDYVDKLKAAGRKIVVCGDVNTAHTELDIARPKENSKKSGFLPMERAWMDRFEEHGFIDTFRIFEKEGGHYTYWDTFTKARERNVGWRIDYFYISENLRNDLKDAFIESDVMGSDHCPVGIDLNV
- a CDS encoding WD40 repeat domain-containing protein, giving the protein MNDTPDEKCSPDECGFLGDCTDDTNCPLTSKEEEASTEKEVVALYRTYHGQEGPVLALAVSPDGKSALSGGTDMVMRLWDLEKGAQIHGFEGHVNDVSAVAYAGNDTAVSGSWDNTLRVWDLKMGVRKHIIRGFDYYVRSVAISADRRYALAGCGDKTVRYIDLETGDTIQKIAGHNNVVSSVAFAGDRVVSGSWDRSIALHEAKTGKYLRSFDGHEGYVYAIAAHGGRLLSGSGDMTVKYWDVETGECLKTLKGHMDHVKAVAFTPNGKYAVSAGADKLLKIWELESGQCLQTIQAHDDTINALAMSPDGRFVLSGSRDQSIKRWEFL
- a CDS encoding tautomerase family protein, giving the protein MPVVDVYMWSGRTPEQKKSIIKGITDVFVKEGVPAGAVTVILHDIPKENWGTAGKCADEA
- a CDS encoding GxxExxY protein — protein: IVRRQVKLPIIYDGIEYDEYYTMDMLVNDCIVLELKNVETILPVHKAQLLTYLRLSGFRLGFLINFNESNIGKGITRLIK